A stretch of the Planococcus lenghuensis genome encodes the following:
- a CDS encoding tautomerase family protein has protein sequence MPLMKIDIMRGRLKEEIKELLDISYEVMLETLGVPENDRYQIVTQHDENEMIILDTGLGFSRTHEVVVFSLVSRPRTVAQKELFYKELAMRLNEKMGLNPSDVIVNFSINQDEDWSFGQGEAQFLIGKLN, from the coding sequence ATGCCATTGATGAAGATCGACATAATGCGTGGACGCTTGAAGGAGGAAATTAAAGAGCTTTTGGACATCTCTTATGAAGTTATGCTGGAGACATTAGGTGTCCCGGAAAATGACCGGTACCAAATTGTGACACAGCATGATGAAAATGAAATGATCATTCTGGATACGGGATTGGGATTTTCAAGGACTCATGAGGTAGTGGTGTTCAGTTTGGTCTCGCGTCCGCGAACGGTTGCCCAAAAAGAACTTTTTTATAAAGAATTGGCGATGAGATTAAACGAAAAGATGGGCTTGAATCCTTCAGATGTAATAGTTAACTTTTCAATCAACCAAGATGAAGACTGGAGTTTTGGTCAGGGAGAAGCCCAGTTCCTAATTGGAAAACTGAATTAG
- a CDS encoding CGNR zinc finger domain-containing protein yields the protein MAVETKFPLISGEVSLDLVNTELVRHGARHDLLTESKHVIEWINTLKRHNVLLDEQFNNNLEEWAVDAVTPLRDIRSLLRREYEKMATEGKPSIGLISYLQSLIKEAPFSYELKGKNLIPIPIGKPVDALVSLIAYNAVSLYATNKLESICQCANPECVLLFIDSNGRRKWCSMKICGNRKKVTRHQQKNKQ from the coding sequence ATGGCTGTCGAAACAAAATTTCCACTTATTTCTGGAGAGGTTTCTTTAGATCTAGTCAATACCGAGTTAGTTAGACATGGGGCGCGTCATGATTTATTAACAGAATCAAAACATGTAATTGAATGGATCAATACGCTTAAACGTCATAATGTCTTACTTGATGAACAATTTAACAATAATCTAGAAGAATGGGCAGTTGATGCAGTAACACCTTTACGTGATATACGTTCGTTGCTTCGGAGAGAATATGAGAAGATGGCGACTGAAGGGAAGCCTTCAATTGGATTAATTTCATACTTACAATCTTTAATAAAAGAAGCTCCCTTTTCATATGAATTGAAAGGTAAAAATTTAATACCTATTCCAATAGGAAAACCTGTAGATGCGCTCGTTTCATTAATAGCCTATAACGCAGTTAGTCTATATGCGACTAATAAACTGGAAAGCATATGCCAGTGTGCAAATCCGGAGTGTGTGCTGCTATTTATTGATTCTAACGGAAGACGTAAATGGTGTTCTATGAAAATATGTGGCAATCGAAAAAAAGTTACTCGGCATCAACAAAAGAATAAACAATAA
- a CDS encoding MFS transporter produces MRSSFLGPKIVTVTFITLMGAFGLNLTAGQFFAPLNETYGWDLTILSLAVSLNMITWGIFQPVMGKLIDRFGPKPIIACSAALMGIAFILSATTTEIWQFFIYYGVLTAIGFAGCGSMANSVLVSRWYVNKRAKMLSRSSMGMNIGQLVLLPLTGFLIATSGFRSAFVVLGLIMLFLVVPVVLIFVKNNPYDVNQMPDGDSTSVFKSIKSASLQDALHSREFWIATIGFATCGFTLYLVTMHLPNFAIDLGGGKALGGQLLGIAALASALSMWITGQLTRIIRKKNLLLVLYIIRFIAFVWIAMSPGIWQLYIFAVVYGISSMPIIPLVTGIIGDRFGKNAMGSILGFSWLLHQIFAASGVFIGGYLRSISGSYNNAFWMGAAILALGIVVTVFMKKEEVALQTKAVQAQ; encoded by the coding sequence ATGCGAAGTTCTTTTTTAGGTCCTAAAATTGTAACAGTTACTTTTATTACACTAATGGGTGCGTTTGGATTAAATCTAACAGCGGGACAATTTTTTGCTCCATTAAATGAAACGTACGGCTGGGATTTGACGATACTAAGCTTAGCTGTTTCGCTTAACATGATAACTTGGGGGATCTTTCAGCCAGTTATGGGAAAATTAATTGATCGTTTTGGCCCTAAACCGATTATTGCGTGTAGTGCTGCTTTAATGGGTATTGCTTTTATACTCTCAGCAACGACTACAGAAATATGGCAATTCTTTATTTATTATGGTGTATTAACTGCTATTGGATTTGCTGGCTGCGGCTCGATGGCCAATTCTGTTTTAGTCTCACGCTGGTATGTGAACAAAAGGGCCAAGATGCTTTCAAGAAGTTCCATGGGAATGAATATAGGTCAACTTGTGCTTCTGCCATTAACCGGATTTCTAATTGCCACTTCAGGATTTCGCTCAGCCTTTGTGGTGCTTGGTTTAATCATGCTGTTTTTAGTTGTTCCAGTAGTATTGATCTTTGTTAAAAATAATCCGTATGATGTTAATCAAATGCCTGATGGAGATTCAACGTCTGTATTCAAATCTATTAAAAGTGCCTCGTTGCAAGATGCATTACATAGTCGAGAATTTTGGATTGCAACTATTGGATTTGCAACATGTGGATTCACATTATACTTAGTGACTATGCACCTACCGAATTTTGCGATTGATCTTGGAGGAGGAAAAGCTCTTGGGGGACAGTTGCTTGGTATAGCAGCACTGGCCAGTGCTCTTTCTATGTGGATAACCGGTCAGTTAACAAGAATCATCAGAAAAAAGAATTTATTACTAGTGCTTTATATTATTCGATTTATTGCTTTTGTTTGGATTGCAATGTCTCCAGGAATCTGGCAATTATATATTTTCGCTGTTGTATATGGGATTTCTTCGATGCCGATAATTCCGCTAGTGACTGGCATTATTGGTGATCGATTTGGTAAAAACGCTATGGGAAGCATCTTAGGTTTTAGTTGGTTATTACATCAAATTTTTGCAGCATCAGGTGTGTTCATAGGCGGATATCTTCGTTCTATTTCTGGAAGTTATAACAATGCGTTTTGGATGGGAGCAGCAATTTTAGCGCTAGGTATTGTTGTTACAGTTTTTATGAAGAAGGAAGAAGTAGCTTTACAGACCAAAGCAGTTCAAGCACAATAA
- a CDS encoding DinB family protein has product MENHIIKQLWIARENTINFVKNLEEATSELVPDQLNNNIKWNLGHIYVVSEKFLFHFIGEKTKFPSNYLAFFDTGTSPTDWRAKPPTLEELIDVLSEQIKRINLTLSGRMDEQVKETYTTSTGFELIIVKEFVSFCLYHEGMHFGAIKNTSKLAKEVS; this is encoded by the coding sequence ATGGAAAATCACATTATAAAACAGTTATGGATTGCAAGAGAAAATACAATTAATTTTGTGAAAAATCTGGAAGAAGCTACGAGTGAGCTTGTACCTGATCAGTTGAATAATAATATTAAGTGGAATTTGGGACATATATATGTGGTTAGTGAAAAGTTCTTATTTCATTTCATTGGAGAGAAAACAAAGTTTCCATCTAACTATCTCGCATTTTTTGATACTGGAACTAGTCCAACTGACTGGAGAGCAAAGCCACCGACTCTAGAAGAGTTAATTGATGTTTTGAGCGAACAAATAAAAAGGATTAATTTAACTTTGTCAGGAAGGATGGATGAGCAAGTTAAAGAGACCTACACTACATCAACGGGATTTGAATTAATCATTGTGAAAGAGTTCGTTAGCTTTTGTTTATATCATGAAGGTATGCATTTTGGGGCGATAAAGAATACAAGTAAATTAGCCAAAGAAGTTTCTTGA
- a CDS encoding DinB family protein, with amino-acid sequence MIKEIADYYGVLQYVHKSIDSMLNDLTAVQWVDTRGEFNNIASIVDHITAVETGFMKILAGESIEKMPAESFRNSEWNIQHLKTNWNEALLFSKEVLTGLTKENLEEKVDLGLGMDMSKRQLIIFTISHLTHHRGQIPLIKKVLSN; translated from the coding sequence ATGATCAAGGAGATTGCGGATTATTACGGCGTGCTGCAGTATGTCCATAAAAGCATTGATAGTATGCTGAATGATTTAACTGCTGTTCAGTGGGTTGATACTAGAGGGGAATTCAATAATATCGCCTCGATAGTAGATCACATTACTGCTGTAGAGACTGGCTTCATGAAGATACTGGCTGGAGAATCGATTGAAAAAATGCCAGCTGAATCCTTCAGGAACTCGGAATGGAATATCCAACACCTGAAAACAAATTGGAATGAAGCACTTTTATTCAGCAAGGAAGTGTTGACCGGCTTAACCAAAGAGAATTTGGAGGAAAAAGTGGATTTGGGGTTAGGAATGGATATGAGTAAAAGGCAGTTAATTATCTTTACCATTTCTCATTTAACCCATCACAGGGGGCAAATTCCGTTAATAAAAAAGGTGCTAAGTAATTAA
- the aroA gene encoding 3-phosphoshikimate 1-carboxyvinyltransferase has protein sequence MSTPDLKARSPWSQLNDIQSVKISPKPHQPIDGGIRIPGSKSFTNRALIMAALAKGTSTLSGILKSDDSYWCIDSLNKLGIDTEIEGDVVTVHGCNANWPNTQADLYIGAAGTTARFLPGALAVAKNGNSVVKASKRMSERPVEPLIHALTDLGANIDYLEKEGFFPIKIKGDGLKGGAVRISGKISSQFISGLLLASPYAENEVSITIPDTIVQHEYVRITLGLMEKFGVTVEVSEDLNHMVVPQGEYLGQDLPLEADASTASYFFALAALTNGRIRITNLTAETNQPDIHMLEIYEKMGCQVIKGEDYIELTGTEQLIGGLDISMKEMSDQTLTLAALAPFASGPITMRDVEHIRHHESDRIRAICTELRKLGISVEEFQDGLTVYPGTPQAAILDSYDDHRVAMSLALIGTTVSGIIIRDPGCVSKTCPTYFELLQQLGISVEYVM, from the coding sequence ATGAGTACGCCCGATTTAAAGGCAAGATCCCCATGGTCCCAATTAAACGATATCCAGTCCGTAAAAATTTCCCCCAAACCGCATCAGCCGATTGATGGAGGCATCCGGATACCTGGAAGCAAGAGTTTTACCAACCGTGCGTTGATTATGGCAGCTTTGGCTAAAGGGACATCTACGCTATCAGGTATTCTTAAAAGTGACGACTCCTATTGGTGCATCGACTCGCTCAATAAACTAGGAATAGATACAGAAATTGAAGGCGACGTGGTCACCGTCCATGGCTGCAATGCCAACTGGCCGAACACACAGGCTGATTTATACATAGGGGCTGCCGGAACCACTGCCCGTTTCCTTCCAGGTGCATTAGCAGTTGCGAAGAACGGAAACTCGGTGGTGAAAGCTAGCAAGCGAATGAGCGAGCGTCCGGTCGAACCGCTAATTCATGCTCTGACCGATTTAGGGGCGAATATCGACTATCTGGAAAAGGAAGGATTTTTCCCTATCAAGATAAAAGGTGATGGGCTTAAGGGAGGGGCTGTCAGGATCTCCGGCAAAATATCCAGTCAGTTTATCAGTGGCTTACTTCTAGCCAGCCCTTACGCGGAGAATGAAGTGTCGATTACCATACCGGATACCATCGTTCAGCATGAATACGTCCGGATTACGTTGGGGTTGATGGAGAAGTTCGGCGTGACCGTTGAAGTTTCAGAAGACCTTAATCATATGGTGGTGCCGCAAGGGGAATACCTTGGACAAGATCTTCCTCTGGAAGCCGATGCATCAACGGCCAGTTATTTTTTTGCCTTAGCAGCTCTGACCAATGGGCGAATCCGGATCACCAATCTAACTGCAGAAACAAATCAACCCGATATTCATATGCTGGAGATCTATGAAAAGATGGGTTGCCAAGTGATTAAAGGTGAAGACTATATCGAGTTGACCGGAACTGAACAATTAATCGGAGGATTGGACATTAGTATGAAAGAAATGTCCGACCAAACCCTGACGTTGGCTGCGCTGGCTCCATTTGCCTCGGGACCGATTACGATGAGGGACGTGGAGCATATCCGCCATCACGAGTCCGATCGCATCCGTGCAATTTGCACGGAACTTCGGAAACTGGGCATTTCAGTTGAAGAGTTCCAGGACGGGCTGACGGTTTATCCAGGAACTCCGCAAGCCGCAATATTGGATTCTTATGATGATCACCGGGTGGCCATGTCCTTGGCGTTGATTGGAACTACAGTGTCAGGGATTATCATTCGAGATCCGGGCTGTGTTTCAAAGACCTGTCCCACTTACTTTGAATTGCTTCAGCAGTTGGGCATTTCAGTTGAATATGTAATGTAG
- the istA gene encoding IS21 family transposase, with protein sequence MLAMPEINCIKLLRNQKSLSINGISKTLGINWRTAKKYADGENLPEEKQVQKTGMMYEDNWGEIVGDWLWEDEKLKKKQRRTNKKIYQDLVAMDFPGSYRTVCYFIKEWREGREDLEEETKDKNSERLEHPPAEAQLDFGLMEAVKDGKFVDVHCLVMSLPFSNAAYAIPLPGENQECFLHGMKTIFSQLDGVPRTIRIDNLKAAVIKPRGHHEETVFTDEFLRFASHYGFTPQACNPRAGNEKGNVENKVGYVRYNFITPAPVMEDLTHLSGVLKGHLEKDRDRIHYKKQVPIKDLLEEERQYLLALPETDYPVFKKETAKANKYGEIAVDQTKIYIPKGYNYSQLSVVKYWGRFKVLSPHGEILFEDFRPYMHRKRKIPWEGILRGWLTKPRAVPYSRFAPYLPGRIREYLAITDLSLRKDRLKWLIAQLITRDMEEINEHFYDLLGEQTEDTEHMIAHPYDVDWTKYDQLQRTSQIGGEAG encoded by the coding sequence ATGCTGGCAATGCCTGAAATCAATTGTATCAAACTTTTACGGAACCAAAAATCATTATCCATCAACGGGATTTCCAAAACGCTTGGAATCAATTGGCGCACAGCCAAGAAGTATGCGGACGGAGAGAACCTGCCGGAGGAAAAACAAGTTCAGAAGACCGGTATGATGTACGAGGACAACTGGGGAGAAATTGTCGGCGACTGGCTGTGGGAAGATGAGAAGTTGAAGAAAAAACAGCGGCGCACGAATAAAAAGATCTATCAGGACTTAGTGGCGATGGACTTTCCAGGTTCCTACCGGACCGTCTGCTATTTTATCAAGGAGTGGCGCGAAGGCCGTGAGGACCTCGAAGAAGAAACGAAGGATAAGAATTCAGAGAGATTGGAACATCCCCCTGCCGAGGCGCAACTGGATTTCGGTCTGATGGAGGCGGTCAAAGATGGCAAGTTCGTGGATGTCCACTGCTTGGTCATGTCACTGCCTTTCAGTAACGCCGCCTACGCGATTCCGCTGCCAGGCGAGAACCAGGAATGTTTCCTGCATGGAATGAAGACGATCTTCAGCCAATTGGATGGCGTGCCGCGGACCATCCGCATTGATAACCTGAAGGCGGCTGTAATAAAGCCGCGCGGACATCATGAAGAAACCGTCTTTACAGACGAATTTCTCCGGTTTGCCAGCCACTATGGGTTTACGCCGCAGGCGTGCAACCCGCGTGCCGGGAACGAAAAAGGCAATGTGGAGAACAAGGTAGGCTACGTCCGCTACAATTTCATTACACCGGCGCCGGTGATGGAAGACCTCACTCACCTGTCGGGCGTGCTCAAAGGACACTTGGAGAAGGATCGGGACCGGATCCACTACAAGAAACAGGTTCCGATCAAGGACCTGTTGGAGGAAGAACGCCAATATCTTCTGGCATTGCCCGAAACGGACTATCCGGTTTTCAAAAAAGAAACGGCCAAGGCCAATAAATACGGTGAAATTGCGGTGGACCAGACGAAGATTTACATACCGAAAGGCTATAATTACTCGCAGTTATCCGTGGTGAAGTATTGGGGCCGGTTCAAAGTTCTCTCTCCTCACGGAGAGATTCTGTTTGAGGACTTCCGTCCGTATATGCATCGGAAGCGGAAGATTCCATGGGAAGGCATCTTGAGAGGCTGGCTCACGAAGCCTCGCGCAGTTCCTTATTCCCGCTTCGCTCCTTACCTGCCTGGACGGATCCGGGAGTACTTGGCGATTACGGATTTGTCACTCCGGAAAGACCGGTTGAAATGGCTCATCGCCCAGCTCATCACGCGAGATATGGAAGAAATCAACGAACACTTCTACGATCTGCTTGGTGAGCAGACAGAAGACACGGAGCACATGATTGCCCATCCGTATGACGTGGACTGGACGAAGTATGATCAACTCCAGCGCACCTCTCAGATTGGAGGTGAAGCGGGATGA
- the istB gene encoding IS21-like element helper ATPase IstB, with translation MTAELKRMCKSLRLAHVADIYDRIPFEDPVQYAEALLTMELQLREEAKADRLIKKAKFIQEKSLSSFQWSEKVHFPPQMDATELGTLQFIERKENLIFTGSTGTGKTHLATGIGHEACRKGCEVRFYRVSDLAEVLEKAWAEGRWGQFRNRFKKVDLIILDEMGYVPFNKEGAELLFQLISDWYEQTSLIITSNLEFSQWNRVFSDSRLTAALVDRVIHHAHILNFTGDSFRVTHALSRQK, from the coding sequence ATGACAGCTGAGCTGAAACGGATGTGCAAGTCACTGCGTCTCGCCCACGTGGCGGATATTTACGACAGGATTCCTTTTGAAGACCCTGTTCAGTATGCGGAAGCCCTGTTGACTATGGAACTGCAGCTGCGGGAAGAAGCGAAAGCAGACCGGCTGATCAAGAAGGCGAAGTTCATTCAGGAGAAGTCGCTTTCCTCGTTTCAGTGGAGCGAAAAGGTTCATTTTCCTCCCCAGATGGATGCGACTGAACTCGGCACCCTGCAATTCATCGAACGGAAAGAGAACCTAATCTTCACTGGGTCGACCGGGACGGGTAAGACGCATTTGGCAACCGGCATCGGCCACGAGGCTTGCAGGAAGGGCTGCGAGGTGCGCTTCTATCGGGTATCGGACCTCGCAGAGGTCTTGGAGAAGGCGTGGGCGGAAGGCCGATGGGGACAATTCCGAAATCGGTTTAAGAAGGTGGATTTGATCATTCTGGATGAGATGGGCTACGTCCCATTCAACAAGGAAGGAGCGGAGCTCCTCTTCCAGCTGATTTCCGACTGGTACGAGCAGACGAGCCTGATTATCACGTCGAACCTGGAATTCAGCCAGTGGAATCGGGTATTCAGCGACTCACGGCTGACAGCAGCACTCGTCGATCGGGTCATCCATCACGCCCATATCCTGAATTTCACTGGTGACAGTTTCCGGGTGACACACGCTTTATCACGGCAAAAATGA
- the tnpC gene encoding IS66 family transposase — protein MKLSPEEIKAISHSTPEEIEKVLTGLCTYIEKLETKIEQLETRVQDLERQLGTDSRNSSKPPSSDGFRKPKSLRKPGGKHGAPNGHKGHTLKMSATPDEVIVHEPEICSHCSRLLGEVPVHSCKKRQVLDLPIPRLIYTEHQAAAKRCPNCRHEEYGLFPQEVKAPVQYGDSVQAWTAYLNMYQHLPLERICQLFRDLTGHRPSEGTLLASLEKLSDRLEPHEQTIRARLLASPVVHADETGMPADGRRNWLHLISNAYWTLYYIHPKRGKEAFDDFSFLTAYKGTVVHDFWASYFNPAYKVAHALCGSHLIRECEGIAEYDGHRWAAEMQALLREALAVKKQAAEAGRPVPEKSASAIESRYDEILENRAGEWRVPPPPKKTGERGKHKKTKSANLAERFVLYKADILRFLRDGQVPFDNNQAERDVRMMKVKSKISGPFRTEKGAVQFARIRGFISTVRKQEKNLLESLILVNQGRFSFGAPK, from the coding sequence ATGAAGCTCAGCCCGGAAGAGATCAAAGCAATCAGCCACAGTACGCCCGAGGAAATCGAGAAAGTTCTGACTGGTCTTTGTACATACATAGAAAAACTGGAGACGAAAATCGAACAACTGGAAACCCGGGTACAGGATCTCGAGCGGCAGCTTGGCACTGACAGCCGCAACAGCAGTAAACCACCATCTTCCGATGGTTTCCGGAAACCGAAAAGCCTTCGGAAGCCAGGTGGAAAACATGGAGCACCGAACGGACATAAGGGACATACGCTGAAGATGAGTGCAACACCGGATGAAGTGATCGTCCACGAGCCGGAAATCTGTTCACACTGCAGCCGTCTGCTTGGAGAAGTGCCTGTCCATAGCTGTAAAAAGAGACAGGTGCTAGATCTGCCAATCCCCCGCTTGATCTATACCGAGCACCAGGCGGCTGCCAAGCGCTGCCCGAACTGCCGGCATGAGGAATACGGATTGTTCCCGCAGGAAGTGAAAGCGCCTGTCCAGTACGGGGATAGCGTGCAAGCCTGGACCGCCTACCTGAATATGTACCAGCACCTCCCGCTGGAACGGATCTGCCAGCTGTTCCGCGACCTCACCGGCCACCGCCCGAGCGAAGGCACGCTCCTTGCCAGCCTTGAAAAGCTCTCGGATCGGCTGGAGCCACATGAGCAGACAATCCGAGCCCGCCTGCTGGCCAGTCCCGTCGTCCACGCAGACGAGACTGGAATGCCGGCTGATGGCCGCAGAAACTGGCTCCATCTCATTTCGAATGCATACTGGACGCTTTACTACATCCATCCCAAAAGAGGGAAAGAAGCATTCGATGATTTCAGTTTCCTCACCGCTTATAAGGGAACGGTGGTCCATGATTTCTGGGCCTCCTATTTCAATCCAGCCTACAAGGTGGCGCATGCCCTGTGCGGTTCCCATCTGATTCGGGAATGTGAGGGAATCGCTGAATACGATGGTCACCGGTGGGCAGCTGAGATGCAGGCGCTCCTGCGGGAAGCACTGGCAGTGAAGAAACAAGCCGCAGAGGCCGGAAGGCCGGTTCCGGAAAAATCAGCCAGCGCGATTGAATCCAGGTACGATGAGATCCTGGAAAACAGAGCCGGTGAATGGCGAGTGCCGCCGCCTCCGAAAAAAACCGGTGAGCGCGGAAAGCACAAGAAGACCAAGTCAGCGAATCTTGCCGAGCGGTTCGTCCTGTACAAGGCCGATATCCTGCGGTTTCTTCGGGATGGGCAAGTGCCTTTCGACAACAACCAGGCGGAACGGGATGTGCGGATGATGAAGGTCAAATCAAAGATCTCCGGCCCTTTCCGCACGGAAAAAGGGGCTGTTCAATTCGCCCGGATACGCGGGTTCATTTCCACTGTCCGAAAACAAGAGAAGAACCTGCTTGAATCACTCATTTTGGTGAATCAGGGACGTTTCTCTTTTGGAGCACCTAAGTAG
- a CDS encoding serine hydrolase domain-containing protein yields MEDFKEESRGGARGILESRNFSGSVLIAKKRDIVFKESFGMANYELDVSNSSETKYRIGSITKLFTATAIMQLVEQQRLKLESTVDRYITDYPNGNRIKISHLLNHTSGIANLTEFPDFPEWVKTYSPVKETIDRFKQKPLDFPPGKGYRYSNSGYILLSYILELVTDQLYEQYLEENIFASLGIVNTGFDRQEIILRQRAAGYNLKGEELINAPFIHMSNPYGAASLYSTTEDLFRFVQAFFKNELVNEQNEERMLQPSLGKHGLGWMTKQARDQQVAHHGGGINGFSANLMRYIDDEVTIIILANVFYPKSTIEEISKDLAHVVFQTDSMDS; encoded by the coding sequence ATGGAAGATTTCAAAGAAGAAAGTAGAGGTGGAGCAAGGGGCATTCTCGAAAGCAGGAATTTTTCGGGTTCGGTACTGATTGCCAAAAAGCGTGACATTGTCTTCAAGGAAAGCTTTGGAATGGCGAATTACGAGCTGGATGTTTCTAATTCCTCGGAGACCAAATACCGGATTGGTTCCATTACCAAGCTGTTTACGGCTACAGCCATCATGCAGCTCGTGGAGCAACAGCGGCTTAAGTTGGAGTCGACAGTAGACCGATACATAACGGATTACCCGAACGGGAACCGAATAAAAATCTCCCATTTGCTGAACCATACTTCCGGAATTGCGAACCTCACTGAATTCCCCGATTTTCCGGAGTGGGTGAAGACCTATTCACCGGTCAAAGAGACAATTGACCGATTCAAACAGAAGCCGTTGGATTTTCCGCCGGGGAAGGGATACAGGTATTCGAACTCAGGCTATATCCTCCTCAGCTATATTCTTGAACTTGTGACCGATCAACTTTATGAACAGTACTTGGAAGAGAACATATTCGCTTCACTGGGTATAGTTAATACCGGCTTCGACAGGCAGGAAATCATTCTCAGGCAACGGGCGGCGGGGTATAACTTGAAAGGCGAGGAACTGATCAATGCGCCATTCATCCATATGTCCAACCCATACGGCGCCGCTTCCCTGTATTCCACCACAGAAGATCTGTTCCGGTTCGTCCAAGCTTTTTTCAAGAATGAACTCGTAAATGAGCAGAATGAAGAGCGGATGCTGCAGCCTTCTCTGGGTAAGCATGGACTCGGTTGGATGACCAAACAGGCTCGTGATCAGCAAGTCGCCCACCACGGAGGCGGAATCAACGGCTTCAGTGCCAACTTGATGCGATACATCGACGACGAAGTGACGATTATCATTCTCGCCAATGTCTTTTATCCGAAGAGTACCATCGAGGAAATAAGTAAGGATCTTGCTCATGTTGTTTTTCAAACAGACAGCATGGATTCTTAA
- a CDS encoding GNAT family N-acetyltransferase, translated as MKVRKAALQDAKGIARVHIDSWLATYRNIIPGEYIDRLTYEKRERLWEHNIEHGDVFVAAEDNGEIIGFADGGKERTGQFKAFDGELYAIYIRPGHEKKGAGKALLKAVANHLLKQGFTSVLVWVLKDNPSKNFYEKLGGRLIGSKDIEISGKRLTELAYGWREIDTIQ; from the coding sequence ATGAAGGTTCGTAAAGCGGCTTTACAGGATGCCAAGGGAATCGCCCGCGTCCATATCGACAGCTGGCTGGCGACTTACCGGAACATCATACCCGGTGAGTACATTGACAGACTGACGTATGAAAAGCGGGAGAGACTGTGGGAACACAACATTGAACACGGAGATGTCTTCGTTGCTGCTGAGGATAATGGAGAAATCATCGGTTTCGCGGATGGCGGCAAAGAACGCACCGGGCAGTTCAAGGCGTTTGACGGGGAGTTGTATGCCATTTATATACGGCCGGGCCATGAAAAGAAAGGTGCAGGGAAAGCACTCCTGAAAGCTGTGGCAAATCATCTTCTTAAGCAAGGGTTTACCTCCGTGCTGGTCTGGGTTTTAAAAGATAATCCGTCCAAGAACTTTTACGAAAAATTAGGCGGCCGTTTAATCGGAAGCAAGGACATCGAGATTTCCGGCAAGCGGCTGACCGAATTGGCATATGGATGGAGAGAAATCGATACCATTCAGTGA
- a CDS encoding GNAT family N-acetyltransferase produces MLRFRTIDPENDAETVCRFRRDSFAVSFGHMYEFDEEDYLQWLRDMAARFPDGFVLAEEEGNPVGQLELSIREYEGKTIGYVNLYYLTPEYRGKRQGQELHGYAQRFFNRHEVEEYHLRVSPTNKPAIKFYRKIGMEEAGPEVGGKVVRMKGKLGN; encoded by the coding sequence ATGTTGCGCTTCAGAACGATTGATCCGGAAAACGATGCCGAAACAGTCTGCCGGTTCAGAAGGGATTCGTTTGCGGTCAGTTTTGGCCATATGTACGAGTTTGATGAAGAGGACTATCTCCAATGGCTCCGGGACATGGCTGCCCGGTTTCCGGACGGCTTTGTGCTGGCAGAAGAGGAAGGGAACCCGGTCGGCCAGCTGGAACTTTCCATTCGGGAGTACGAGGGTAAAACTATCGGTTACGTGAATCTCTATTACCTGACGCCGGAATACCGCGGCAAGAGGCAGGGGCAGGAGCTGCATGGTTATGCGCAGCGGTTTTTCAACAGGCACGAGGTGGAAGAATACCACCTGCGCGTTTCTCCGACAAACAAGCCGGCAATAAAATTTTACCGCAAAATTGGAATGGAAGAGGCCGGTCCCGAAGTTGGCGGGAAAGTGGTCCGCATGAAAGGGAAGCTGGGAAATTAG